A genomic window from Chlorobium phaeobacteroides DSM 266 includes:
- the cysS gene encoding cysteine--tRNA ligase, with translation MSLFIYNSLGKKKEQFESLYPGLVTMYVCGPTVYGHAHLGHAKSYVSFDVVARWLRHIGFRVKYVQNITDVGHLTDDGDDGEDKIERQARTEKTDPMEIAQFYTRSFYEDMDRLGVERPNIAPTATGHIPEQIALIEKLIASEHAYVVNGNVYFSVDSFPGYGKLSGRTDQDAVLSGNRVQLRSEKRNPSDFALWKKAEPGHMMQWHSPWGSGFPGWHVECSAMATKYLGPTIDIHGGGMENKFPHHDCEIAQSEAASGKPFVRYWMHNNMVTVNGTKMGKSLKNSVNLKDLFKRVDPVVIRFFILQSHYRSPLDYSETAIRASQTGLEKLHDTMRRLLQALPGSGELNISAFIDRFESAMNDDFNTPIAISVLFDFSKSLNSALDQECGLSETALDNAKRFLGMYGTTLLGIIPPEAQPLTTGMENGEKTLDEVISILLDMRKEAREQKNYPLSDTIRDRLLEAGIEVKDTKDGASWSKVSNR, from the coding sequence ATGTCTTTATTTATATACAATTCTCTGGGGAAAAAAAAGGAACAATTTGAATCTCTTTACCCCGGACTGGTCACCATGTATGTCTGCGGACCGACGGTTTACGGCCATGCCCACCTCGGACATGCCAAAAGCTATGTTTCGTTTGACGTTGTTGCCCGCTGGCTGCGCCATATCGGTTTCAGGGTAAAGTATGTGCAGAATATAACCGATGTCGGTCACCTTACCGATGACGGCGATGATGGCGAGGATAAAATTGAACGACAGGCGAGAACAGAAAAAACCGACCCAATGGAAATTGCGCAGTTCTACACGCGCAGCTTCTATGAAGACATGGACCGACTTGGTGTTGAGCGGCCAAACATTGCTCCGACGGCTACCGGACACATACCGGAACAGATCGCACTGATCGAAAAGCTTATAGCTTCGGAACACGCTTATGTGGTTAATGGCAATGTCTATTTCTCGGTGGACTCTTTCCCTGGCTATGGAAAACTCTCGGGACGCACCGATCAGGATGCCGTGCTATCAGGCAACAGGGTTCAGCTCCGATCTGAAAAACGAAATCCTTCCGATTTTGCGCTATGGAAAAAAGCCGAGCCCGGCCATATGATGCAATGGCACTCGCCATGGGGCAGCGGCTTTCCCGGCTGGCATGTCGAATGTTCAGCGATGGCAACAAAATACCTTGGCCCGACAATTGATATTCACGGTGGAGGAATGGAAAATAAATTCCCGCACCATGACTGTGAGATAGCTCAGTCAGAGGCTGCAAGCGGCAAACCGTTCGTTCGTTACTGGATGCATAACAACATGGTGACGGTCAATGGCACGAAAATGGGGAAATCACTGAAAAACTCGGTTAACCTTAAAGATCTCTTCAAAAGAGTTGACCCTGTTGTTATCCGGTTCTTCATTCTACAATCGCACTATCGATCACCGCTTGATTATTCTGAAACCGCCATCAGGGCATCGCAGACAGGGCTGGAAAAACTTCACGACACCATGCGACGTTTGCTTCAGGCTTTACCTGGATCAGGTGAGCTTAATATTTCAGCCTTCATCGACAGGTTTGAATCAGCCATGAACGACGACTTCAATACCCCCATAGCAATTTCCGTGCTGTTTGATTTTTCAAAATCGCTGAACAGTGCGCTTGACCAGGAGTGCGGGCTCTCCGAAACAGCACTCGATAATGCAAAAAGATTTCTCGGGATGTATGGCACTACTCTCCTTGGCATTATCCCTCCAGAGGCTCAGCCACTCACAACCGGCATGGAAAATGGGGAGAAAACGCTTGACGAAGTGATCTCTATTCTACTCGATATGCGTAAGGAAGCAAGGGAACAGAAAAACTATCCACTCAGCGATACCATAAGAGACAGGCTTCTTGAAGCGGGAATCGAGGTCAAAGACACAAAAGATGGTGCAAGCTGGTCCAAGGTTTCAAACCGTTAA
- a CDS encoding adenylosuccinate synthase, translating into MESPSFSKPVQSATVIVGTQFGDEGKGKLVDYLSDKYDIVVRYQGGANAGHTICFDNKTIVLHLLPSGIFHEGCVCVIGNGVVIDPAALLDEIRKVEELGYEVKGRLFISHNAHLIMPYHKRLDSLHEDAQGDQKIGTTGRGIGPSYEDKFARKGIRVVDLLNPEVLQEKLRDNLAAKNKLLKTIYEKEEFDIDAMVKEYAEFDKIIDPYVTNTQLYLNRQLKAGKTVLLEGAQGCLLDVDHGTYPYVTSSNPTSGGACTGSGIAPNYIGKVIGICKAYMTRVGNGAFPSELSDETGERLGQIGHEFGATTGRKRRCGWIDLVALRYSLAVNGVTEIALTKLDVLDTFEEISVCTSYMLDGKEIQDFPTDHQTLSRVTPVFKTMKGWKATNADARTFDEMRPEARNYVTFLEEELQVPVTFISVGPGRDETVFR; encoded by the coding sequence GTGGAATCACCATCATTCAGTAAACCAGTCCAGTCAGCAACCGTGATTGTCGGAACACAGTTCGGTGATGAAGGGAAAGGGAAACTCGTTGACTATCTGTCGGATAAATACGATATCGTCGTCCGCTATCAGGGCGGAGCCAATGCAGGCCATACCATCTGTTTCGACAATAAAACAATTGTTCTCCATCTGCTTCCTTCCGGTATTTTTCATGAAGGGTGCGTCTGTGTGATCGGTAACGGTGTTGTCATTGATCCTGCTGCGTTGCTTGATGAAATCCGCAAAGTTGAGGAACTGGGCTATGAGGTAAAAGGTCGTCTCTTTATCAGTCATAACGCGCACCTCATCATGCCCTACCACAAGCGGCTTGATTCGTTGCACGAAGATGCCCAGGGCGACCAGAAAATAGGAACGACGGGAAGGGGAATCGGCCCGAGTTATGAGGACAAATTTGCACGAAAAGGGATCAGGGTTGTCGATCTTCTCAATCCCGAAGTGCTTCAGGAAAAACTCAGAGATAACCTTGCAGCTAAAAACAAGCTTCTGAAAACGATCTACGAAAAGGAAGAGTTCGATATCGACGCAATGGTCAAGGAGTATGCCGAATTCGACAAGATTATTGATCCTTATGTCACCAATACGCAGCTCTACCTCAATCGACAGCTCAAGGCGGGTAAAACCGTATTGCTCGAAGGAGCCCAGGGTTGTCTGCTCGATGTCGATCACGGAACCTATCCCTATGTTACCTCGTCCAATCCCACCTCAGGAGGTGCCTGCACCGGATCGGGAATTGCGCCGAACTATATCGGCAAAGTCATAGGTATCTGCAAGGCATACATGACCAGAGTTGGTAACGGGGCATTTCCTTCAGAGCTGTCAGATGAAACAGGTGAGCGCCTTGGCCAGATCGGTCATGAATTCGGAGCGACAACCGGAAGAAAGCGACGGTGCGGATGGATTGATCTTGTCGCGCTGCGCTACTCTCTTGCCGTTAACGGCGTCACGGAAATTGCCCTGACCAAACTTGATGTGCTCGATACCTTTGAAGAGATCAGCGTCTGTACCTCCTATATGCTGGATGGAAAAGAGATTCAGGATTTTCCTACCGATCATCAGACGCTGTCGAGAGTGACGCCGGTGTTCAAAACAATGAAAGGCTGGAAGGCTACCAACGCCGACGCACGAACCTTTGACGAAATGCGTCCCGAAGCAAGGAACTATGTAACCTTTCTTGAAGAGGAGCTGCAGGTTCCGGTTACCTTTATTTCTGTAGGCCCCGGCCGTGACGAAACGGTATTCAGATAA
- the yihA gene encoding ribosome biogenesis GTP-binding protein YihA/YsxC: MKITDAAFYISAAALSGLPDLQIPEIVFAGRSNVGKSTLLNSLAGIKGLAKTSSTPGKTRLINFFLVNKAFFFVDLPGYGFAAVGHEQHEAWKKLLTTYIERRSAITLVVLLVDSRHPAMQSDREMIDYLTYLGKPYGIVLTKDDKLTQSQRIKARRVMESSALNAEFIVNYSSFSSKARLELLAHLAQYIR; the protein is encoded by the coding sequence ATGAAAATTACTGATGCGGCTTTTTATATAAGTGCTGCGGCGCTTTCAGGGCTTCCTGATCTTCAGATTCCGGAAATTGTTTTTGCCGGCAGGTCGAATGTCGGTAAATCAACACTCCTGAACTCGCTTGCCGGGATCAAAGGGCTTGCAAAAACCAGTTCAACACCGGGCAAGACCAGGCTGATCAACTTTTTTCTTGTCAATAAGGCATTCTTTTTTGTGGATCTCCCCGGTTACGGTTTTGCCGCTGTCGGACATGAACAGCACGAAGCATGGAAAAAGCTTTTGACAACCTATATCGAGAGGCGCTCTGCTATAACGCTTGTCGTCCTGCTTGTGGATTCCCGCCACCCTGCCATGCAGTCAGATCGTGAGATGATCGATTATCTCACCTATCTTGGAAAACCCTATGGAATTGTACTCACCAAGGATGACAAGCTTACCCAGAGTCAGCGCATCAAAGCCCGACGTGTTATGGAAAGTTCTGCTTTGAATGCCGAATTTATTGTAAATTATTCATCTTTTTCATCAAAAGCCAGACTTGAACTTCTGGCGCATCTTGCTCAATACATCCGTTAA
- the istA gene encoding IS21 family transposase encodes MYNKVKEFAREGLSIRQISRKTGMDRVTVRKFLRMTDEEFSAFLALQKRRLRKLQPYEQFVKDRVTDYPDCSATQVEDWLKEHHPVFPEVTTRTIYSFVQWIRKAYDLPKPKGTPRAYHPVEQLPYGEQAQVDFGEYWMASADACKVKVHFMIMLLSRSRRKFVSFSQQPITTRFVLEAHEQAFSFFEGIPHTLVYDQDSTIVTDENRGAILYTEAFRKYLLHRSLKIHLCRKSDPESKGKIEAGVKYVKYNFLPGRRFVNLEVLNQEALLWLERTANAKEHATTRLIPDAEWQVEKQHLRPFEPLPYPISGTVGKEYHVRKDNTISYRGNFYSLPVGTYAGPGTLVVLEVRQNTLCLYAQEGRLLANHPIESGKGTVVINNNHRRDTSSKLRELQDSLMLLFTNQEHAERFLESIHNRYPRYSRDQFLHVRNAISGCQQKLIDDALAHCVDHHLFSSGEFHDILHHYRKQEEKQSHQAVFNTFRPKTLRSDMDRMLSFVPDSSGITTYENIFS; translated from the coding sequence ATGTACAACAAAGTTAAGGAATTTGCCCGAGAAGGATTAAGCATCCGCCAAATCAGTCGAAAGACGGGCATGGACAGAGTGACGGTGCGCAAGTTCCTCCGCATGACCGATGAGGAATTCAGTGCGTTTCTTGCTCTGCAGAAGCGGCGCCTCCGAAAATTGCAGCCTTATGAACAGTTCGTCAAGGATAGGGTTACCGACTATCCTGACTGCAGTGCAACTCAAGTTGAAGACTGGCTGAAGGAGCATCACCCTGTTTTTCCGGAGGTAACGACTCGAACGATCTACTCTTTTGTCCAGTGGATCCGAAAAGCCTATGATCTTCCAAAACCGAAAGGAACCCCTCGTGCCTATCATCCGGTCGAGCAACTTCCTTACGGAGAGCAGGCGCAGGTTGATTTCGGTGAGTACTGGATGGCGAGTGCTGATGCCTGCAAAGTGAAGGTGCACTTCATGATCATGCTGCTCTCCCGAAGCCGCAGGAAGTTTGTCAGCTTCAGCCAGCAACCGATTACGACCCGTTTTGTGCTTGAGGCTCATGAACAGGCATTTTCTTTTTTTGAGGGCATACCGCACACACTGGTCTATGATCAGGATTCCACCATTGTTACCGATGAGAACCGGGGTGCTATCCTCTATACTGAGGCATTCAGGAAATACCTGTTGCACCGCAGTCTGAAGATCCATCTCTGTCGGAAAAGCGATCCGGAAAGCAAAGGAAAAATCGAGGCCGGCGTCAAATATGTGAAGTACAACTTCCTGCCGGGGCGACGCTTCGTCAATCTTGAAGTCCTGAACCAGGAAGCGTTGCTCTGGCTTGAACGAACAGCCAATGCCAAGGAACATGCCACAACGCGGCTGATACCTGATGCTGAATGGCAGGTGGAGAAACAGCATCTTCGTCCTTTTGAACCCTTACCCTATCCGATTTCCGGTACTGTCGGTAAAGAGTATCACGTTCGCAAAGACAACACGATCTCGTATCGAGGGAATTTCTATAGCCTGCCGGTCGGCACCTATGCAGGGCCGGGGACACTGGTTGTGCTGGAAGTCAGGCAGAACACCCTTTGTCTCTATGCTCAAGAGGGCAGGTTGCTGGCCAATCACCCGATTGAGAGCGGCAAAGGCACCGTGGTGATCAACAACAACCATCGCCGTGATACCTCCTCCAAACTGCGAGAGTTGCAGGATTCGCTCATGCTGCTTTTCACCAATCAGGAACACGCGGAACGGTTTCTTGAAAGCATCCACAACCGTTATCCCCGATACAGTCGAGACCAGTTCCTGCATGTACGCAATGCCATCAGCGGATGCCAGCAGAAGCTGATTGATGATGCCCTCGCACACTGTGTCGATCATCATCTCTTTTCGTCCGGTGAGTTCCATGATATCCTGCACCATTACCGGAAGCAGGAGGAAAAACAGAGTCATCAGGCGGTGTTCAACACCTTCCGCCCGAAAACACTCCGAAGTGATATGGACAGGATGCTCTCGTTCGTGCCGGACAGCAGTGGCATAACCACCTATGAAAACATTTTCAGTTAA
- the bchN gene encoding ferredoxin:protochlorophyllide reductase (ATP-dependent) subunit N: MMQVPGDVQIIKEDNVTHSFCGLACVGWMYQKIKDSFFLILGTHTCAHFLQNALGMMIFAKPRFGIALIEEGDLSKHEPTLEEIISEIKADHNPSVIFLLSSCTPEVMKVDFKGLANQLSTDEVPVLFVPASGLVYNFTQAEDSVLHALVPFCPVAPAGQKNVVFLGSVNDATADDLRAEAEALGIPVGGFLPESRFDKMPAIGPDTVLAPVQPYLSRVAVKLERERGARVLHSLFPFGPDGTRVFWEDLAREFGITVDLRDREKAAWDKIQKQTALLRGKKVFLTADTMMELPLARFLKNAGAEVVECSSAYINKKFHAHELEALQGVRVVEQPNFHRQLEDVTRIQPDLIITSLMTANPFAGHGFVVKWSMEFMLMPIHSWSGVIPLANLFVSPLQRRSKLPAFDKDVWIEGVMPSAE; the protein is encoded by the coding sequence ATGATGCAGGTTCCCGGTGATGTTCAGATAATCAAGGAAGACAACGTTACGCACAGTTTCTGCGGTCTGGCCTGTGTAGGCTGGATGTATCAGAAAATCAAAGACAGCTTTTTTCTTATCCTCGGCACGCATACCTGTGCGCATTTTTTGCAGAATGCTCTTGGCATGATGATTTTTGCCAAGCCACGCTTCGGCATCGCGCTCATAGAAGAGGGTGATCTTTCAAAGCATGAACCAACGCTTGAGGAAATTATCAGTGAAATCAAGGCTGACCATAATCCCTCGGTAATTTTTCTTCTCTCCTCGTGTACTCCTGAGGTGATGAAGGTCGATTTCAAAGGTCTTGCCAATCAGCTCAGCACGGACGAAGTTCCTGTTCTCTTTGTTCCCGCCAGCGGTCTGGTCTATAACTTTACCCAGGCAGAGGATTCCGTTCTGCACGCCCTTGTGCCATTCTGTCCCGTAGCACCTGCCGGACAGAAAAATGTGGTTTTTCTCGGATCGGTTAATGACGCTACGGCTGATGATCTCAGGGCTGAAGCCGAAGCCCTCGGCATTCCCGTGGGAGGCTTTCTTCCCGAATCCCGTTTCGACAAGATGCCCGCTATCGGGCCCGATACGGTACTTGCGCCGGTTCAGCCCTATCTTTCACGTGTAGCCGTCAAGCTCGAGCGTGAACGGGGAGCCCGCGTTCTTCACTCTCTTTTTCCCTTTGGCCCCGATGGCACCAGAGTATTCTGGGAGGATCTTGCCCGGGAGTTCGGAATTACCGTCGATCTTCGTGATCGCGAAAAAGCAGCGTGGGATAAAATTCAAAAACAGACGGCGCTCCTTCGCGGAAAAAAGGTTTTTCTCACTGCCGATACCATGATGGAACTGCCTCTTGCACGTTTTCTCAAGAACGCCGGAGCGGAAGTGGTTGAATGCAGCAGCGCCTATATCAACAAAAAATTTCATGCTCATGAGCTCGAAGCCCTTCAGGGAGTCAGAGTTGTCGAGCAGCCGAACTTTCACCGTCAGCTTGAAGATGTCACGCGCATCCAGCCCGATCTCATCATTACCTCGCTGATGACCGCCAACCCGTTTGCCGGACATGGTTTTGTCGTAAAGTGGAGCATGGAGTTCATGCTTATGCCTATTCACAGTTGGTCGGGGGTCATTCCGCTCGCCAATCTGTTTGTTTCACCGCTCCAGCGCCGCAGCAAGCTACCGGCGTTTGACAAGGACGTATGGATTGAAGGAGTCATGCCGAGCGCTGAATAA
- the bchL gene encoding ferredoxin:protochlorophyllide reductase (ATP-dependent) iron-sulfur ATP-binding protein: MSLVLAVYGKGGIGKSTTSANISAALALKGAKVLQIGCDPKHDSTFPITGKLQKTVIEALEEVDFHHEELGAEDIIETGFAGIDCLEAGGPPAGSGCGGYVVGESVTLLQELGLYDKYDVILFDVLGDVVCGGFSAPLNYADYAIIIATNDFDSIFAANRLCMAIQQKSVRYKVKLAGIVANRVDYTTGGGTNMLDQFAEKVGTRLLAKVPYHELIRKSRFAGKTLFAMEDTPGKDDCLIPYNEIADFLIQENPLASVPVPIGDREIFDMVGGWQ, encoded by the coding sequence ATGAGTTTAGTCTTAGCGGTATATGGCAAGGGCGGTATAGGAAAAAGCACCACCAGCGCCAATATTTCGGCGGCCCTCGCCCTGAAAGGTGCCAAGGTTCTTCAGATCGGCTGCGACCCCAAGCATGACAGTACGTTTCCTATTACAGGGAAGCTGCAGAAAACCGTTATCGAAGCTCTTGAAGAGGTTGATTTTCATCACGAAGAGCTTGGAGCCGAAGATATTATCGAAACCGGTTTTGCCGGCATAGACTGTCTTGAGGCAGGCGGCCCTCCGGCAGGAAGCGGATGCGGCGGCTATGTTGTAGGCGAATCCGTTACCCTGCTCCAGGAACTCGGACTGTATGATAAATACGACGTAATTCTTTTCGACGTGCTCGGTGATGTGGTTTGTGGCGGATTCAGCGCTCCCCTCAACTATGCCGACTATGCCATCATCATTGCCACCAACGATTTCGACAGCATTTTTGCAGCTAATCGCCTCTGTATGGCTATTCAGCAGAAAAGCGTACGTTACAAGGTCAAACTTGCCGGTATCGTTGCCAACAGGGTTGATTATACCACTGGCGGCGGAACCAACATGCTCGACCAGTTTGCCGAAAAAGTCGGAACCAGGCTGCTTGCCAAAGTGCCTTACCATGAACTGATCCGTAAAAGCCGCTTTGCCGGCAAAACCCTCTTTGCCATGGAGGATACGCCGGGTAAGGACGATTGCCTCATTCCCTACAACGAAATTGCCGATTTTCTCATTCAGGAAAATCCTCTCGCTTCGGTACCTGTTCCGATCGGTGACCGTGAAATATTCGACATGGTTGGTGGATGGCAGTAA
- the istB gene encoding IS21-like element helper ATPase IstB: MERTITTIQEHARELNLTGLAGTVDLLLEEARKSEPSYSDFALTLLESELSCRRKAHLERRRKIANLPLLHDLDHYDSGVQNGISQVQLQQLRQLLWLDQNFNLILIGPSGTGKSYLAGGLCHEALKLGYHALFRTMDDLIQTIRFKEITAAAAREYKRLLSAHLLVIDDIMMFPLEKSVAVGLFQLVNQLHEQTSFIITTNKSPKEWAEMLGDEVLATALLDRLLYKCEVIKLTGKSYRLEHRTTIFEQQQSPEGGGNRRKKQLPLQKGVGNHCKMT, translated from the coding sequence ATGGAAAGAACCATTACCACCATACAGGAACACGCCCGAGAACTTAATCTCACCGGGCTGGCAGGAACCGTCGATCTCCTGCTCGAAGAAGCGCGCAAAAGCGAACCATCCTACAGTGATTTTGCGCTGACCCTGCTTGAAAGTGAACTCTCCTGCCGACGGAAAGCTCATCTTGAACGGCGCCGGAAAATAGCAAACCTTCCGTTGCTCCATGATCTTGATCATTATGACTCGGGAGTGCAAAACGGGATCAGCCAAGTCCAGCTCCAGCAGTTACGGCAACTGCTCTGGCTCGACCAGAACTTCAACCTGATCCTTATCGGGCCAAGCGGAACCGGCAAGAGCTATCTTGCTGGCGGGCTCTGCCATGAAGCGCTGAAACTCGGTTATCACGCACTGTTCCGCACCATGGATGACCTCATCCAGACTATCAGGTTCAAAGAGATTACAGCGGCGGCAGCAAGAGAGTACAAACGATTGTTGAGTGCGCATCTGCTGGTTATCGACGACATCATGATGTTCCCGCTGGAAAAAAGTGTTGCCGTCGGGCTGTTCCAGCTTGTCAACCAACTGCATGAACAGACATCATTCATCATTACCACCAATAAAAGCCCGAAAGAGTGGGCAGAGATGCTTGGCGACGAGGTTCTTGCGACGGCTCTGCTTGATCGGCTGCTCTACAAGTGCGAAGTCATTAAACTGACCGGCAAGAGCTACCGGCTCGAACACCGGACAACCATCTTCGAACAACAACAATCGCCGGAAGGAGGGGGCAATCGTAGAAAAAAGCAACTACCACTTCAAAAAGGAGTAGGAAATCATTGCAAAATGACGTAA
- a CDS encoding MTH1187 family thiamine-binding protein, with product MALMDITVIPLDNRDGGLSDFVAGLQELVAASQCSFLLHDMGTTIEGPAPMLFDLALKLHEYSFGKGGERVYTVMKIDDRRDRTVHLGEKSDSVKAKIAPTTGV from the coding sequence ATGGCATTGATGGATATCACCGTTATTCCCCTTGACAACAGAGATGGCGGCTTGAGTGATTTCGTGGCAGGATTGCAGGAGCTGGTGGCCGCAAGCCAGTGCAGCTTCCTGCTGCATGATATGGGCACGACGATAGAAGGGCCGGCCCCAATGCTATTCGACCTTGCCCTGAAGCTGCACGAGTATTCATTCGGCAAAGGAGGAGAGCGAGTCTATACGGTTATGAAAATCGACGACCGAAGAGACCGGACGGTTCATCTTGGAGAAAAAAGCGACTCGGTGAAAGCAAAAATAGCTCCGACAACGGGGGTGTGA
- a CDS encoding ferredoxin:protochlorophyllide reductase (ATP-dependent) subunit B — protein MRLAFWLYEGTALHGISRITNSMKGVHTVYHAPQGDDYITATYTMLERTPDFPGLSISVVRGRDLAQGVSRLPSTLQQVDHHYSPDLTVIAPSCSTALLQEDLNQLAAHSGVPSEKLLVYALNPFRVSENEAADGLFTELVKRYAVAQEKTPTPSVNLLGFTSLGFHLRANLTSLRRMLEALGIAVNVVAPWGSGIDDLAKLPAAWLNIAPYREIGATAAAYLDETCGMPAMYEAPIGVEPTTAWLRKLLDEINRIAGQKGLSRLAMPAPRAFSLDGLSAPSGVPWFARTADMESFSNKRAFVFGDATHTVALVKFLRDELGMQIIGAGTYLERHADWVRKELDGYLPGELMVTDRFQDVAKFIDDQMPDLVCGTQMERHSCRKLDVPCMVICPPTHIENHLLGYYPFFGFDGADVIADRVYLSCKLGLEKHLIDFFGDAGLEYEESDDAAKAEPDQPVSNAHGHTESKTVSQGEPIASDEGGISWSDEAETMLKKVPFFVRKKVRKNTEDFALGIGESCVTAEVFRKAKESLGG, from the coding sequence ATGCGCTTAGCTTTCTGGCTCTACGAAGGAACCGCCCTTCATGGTATCAGCCGAATCACCAACAGTATGAAAGGGGTTCACACCGTCTACCATGCCCCGCAAGGTGACGATTACATCACGGCCACCTACACCATGCTTGAACGGACTCCTGACTTTCCGGGACTCTCGATCAGCGTGGTCCGGGGAAGAGATCTTGCGCAGGGAGTCTCAAGACTACCCAGCACCCTGCAACAGGTTGACCATCACTACAGCCCTGACCTGACTGTGATTGCCCCCAGTTGCAGTACCGCTCTCCTCCAGGAAGATCTCAACCAGCTTGCCGCCCATTCAGGCGTTCCGTCGGAAAAACTGCTTGTCTACGCGCTGAACCCCTTCAGAGTGTCGGAAAACGAAGCGGCTGACGGACTCTTTACAGAACTCGTCAAGCGGTATGCTGTTGCACAGGAAAAAACTCCCACTCCCTCGGTCAACCTGCTCGGATTTACCTCCCTTGGCTTTCATTTGCGCGCAAACCTCACCAGCCTTCGCCGCATGCTGGAGGCGCTTGGCATAGCCGTCAACGTCGTTGCTCCCTGGGGCTCAGGTATTGACGATCTTGCAAAACTGCCGGCCGCATGGCTCAATATTGCCCCTTACCGGGAAATCGGCGCTACGGCAGCGGCTTATCTTGACGAAACCTGCGGTATGCCTGCGATGTACGAGGCCCCTATCGGCGTTGAGCCCACGACAGCCTGGCTCAGGAAGCTTCTTGATGAGATAAACAGGATTGCCGGTCAAAAAGGCCTCTCCCGGCTTGCGATGCCAGCACCAAGAGCATTTTCGCTTGACGGCCTGAGTGCGCCGAGCGGAGTGCCCTGGTTTGCCCGCACTGCCGACATGGAGAGCTTCAGCAACAAACGGGCATTTGTTTTCGGTGATGCAACCCATACCGTCGCACTGGTAAAGTTTCTTCGCGACGAACTCGGCATGCAGATAATCGGAGCAGGAACCTACCTTGAACGTCATGCCGACTGGGTTCGCAAAGAGCTTGACGGTTACCTTCCGGGAGAGCTTATGGTTACAGACAGATTTCAGGATGTTGCAAAGTTTATCGATGATCAGATGCCCGATCTGGTCTGCGGCACACAGATGGAACGCCACAGTTGCCGCAAGCTCGATGTTCCCTGCATGGTGATCTGCCCGCCGACCCATATTGAAAACCACCTGCTCGGCTACTACCCCTTCTTCGGTTTTGACGGAGCGGATGTGATTGCCGACAGAGTCTATCTCTCATGCAAACTCGGCCTTGAAAAGCACCTTATCGACTTTTTCGGCGACGCAGGCCTCGAATACGAAGAGAGCGATGATGCCGCAAAAGCAGAGCCCGATCAGCCTGTCAGTAATGCCCATGGCCATACTGAAAGCAAGACTGTTTCTCAGGGGGAGCCGATCGCTTCAGATGAGGGCGGCATAAGCTGGAGCGATGAAGCTGAAACCATGCTGAAAAAAGTGCCCTTCTTTGTTCGTAAAAAGGTAAGAAAAAACACGGAAGACTTTGCGCTCGGGATTGGCGAATCATGTGTCACCGCTGAGGTTTTCCGAAAAGCAAAAGAGTCTCTGGGCGGATAA